The sequence tatttctactaatgatattagtttgctaacagcaacagggatgagtcagtgagtcagttggcgttttgtgaatcatgattcacgagtcagtaaagtgattctcgagtattgaacgattcgctCATGATTCGCACATCACTAGATAGAGAGAGGTGAGtggcttgaataaagcgataaaGCTctcaaaaccatttcaacaacaaccaaacagtaaatgagagcaggtacacggattccacacaaagacgtaaacacagagcggaccGACGCCTCAGAATCAGCGttctctttctcggctttctcaccagACGGCCCGtacacggacacgccgtcggggctgaaagccgacagctcactgatCCTGATGCATCGGccggtccgcgctttgtgtttactgtttacgtcttttttgtGCTcaattctgagctgcaggttttgtgtctctccaaccaaaattcactgaagcagcagcaaaagaagatcaaactacgcttcacatttgataaacgTCATCGTCATAAACATCATCAGTTGATAAACATcttctctgacttttgctgttttgcttccaccacgataaaatcacacttcatgcacagctctctctctctctctgtgtacttcaagaacagtttcccatctcaaaTCTAAATTTTTGcgttattcattcgcttattacccatattgcataattttataataaatgatcagaattataatgtttctgactgtctgaggcaaaactGAATCGAATCAGGACCTcgtgaatcggaatcgaatggattatagaaatcagtgatgatacccaaccttagtgagcagcctaggcccgacagagtggatgtagctgtgggtaataaaaaagatgaaaagaacgattgataacttttttgttatgTCTCCGTCTgatctgtctgaaattcatagccagctcTGACACGATGCCATCAACCTCTGAGCgctgaaaaagcagcagtgtgTCCAGAAACACATTATAAGCTGCGATAAATGCCCTGTGTCCCCTCTCCCCCCGGCCtttcagcagcaaacaggtcgtcagagtgatgattaagtttaacattgtcTACAACATTACCAAAGAGTGCCAacgcactttaagcacaagcagTTTTTCAGTAACTTCTCTTTCTGGTAGAAATGTGCTTcaaataaagaactttgtgttgacaagattgttagttaatcatttacaaatcaatagTGTCTCTATGGACTgaatttccccccaaaaagtgtTAAGCGCCCAAATTTTGCACTGAGAGACTGCAGcactaagaaaaaaagttaggcgcaccagtgcaaccgtgacaaaaagttagtctagagccctggcTTGCATTTGACGGTCAGcgatgggcagtaacacgttaaggtaacacattactgtaatccgattactttttaaagtaacgagtaaagtaagggattactattgcaaaaaagtaattagttcgTGGTAACAGACGTGTGCAGTTCAACAAGGGATAATGTgcagtgcgggagagagtacgaccgtgcagcatttaaagcgtggaagtactcacattactttgagtttgattccttACAAAGTAACACAAACGTTCGCGTCTGCTGTGCACTCTGCGTGGAAAATGAAACCTTAAACTTCTGAGCAAGTACCGAGAATGCTGGCATGACCGCTGAGGCACACCTGcaccgggcaaacctccacccgcaccactcctgctaaacacgtgaaaatagatttaagagcgacaggactcagtgctgctaagtttttgattttatttattttctgctttgttttacttgcatctattagaaagagtgtaaacacaaaacaattattttattttaaatgctggaatgtgcagaaaataggtttaaatgttaaacacatttcttcaagtcaaagacagCTGCATACGATTTAATTTTtccttgatgcataaagttaaagatTCAAACTAATAAGACACGTtttaaagagactttttcattagattcagttttatatgatggatcatgcagaaaaaatagaattgggctgaaaggtcgctttattacctattcaggttgtgtatcgtgttttttaaaagtaactaagtaactaattacttttgaaaataagtaatcagtagagtaatgggattacttttttggagacGTAATCAGGAATTAGTTAATGGTCACTTTtccaagtaacttgaccaacactgttgaCGGTTACCTTTAAGGAAGTGCGAGACGTCCTCCAGCTGGGGGATGTTGTCCTCGCTGTATTTGCAGTACTTGGTCAGCAGTGGGAGGTTCTTCAGGTACTCCCTGCAGGCGTGGCTCGGGTACAGCTTGTGGAGCTCCCTGAACACCACGCCCCAGGTACGCACCTCCTCTGCAGTGTAGTCCACACGAGGGATGGGCTCACCGCTGTGAGAGACGGAGTTAAAGGATGAAAGCCCTTCTaggtttttattattaacttCATTAATGAAAACATCCATAAGAGGAACTCACTGTTTGTAGTTTACAGCTAAATCAGAAAAATATTGTCTTCGTTTTCTGTATATGTTGTCCTTAAATCCCTGCAGGAACAGCAAAACCTCAGTCGGTTACCGAGTTCACGCTACATTTCAGAGCTCTGTCCGATGACGCACATACCGGATGATCTGCATCAAGTTCAGAGCCGTACATCAAAACCCTGTTTGCACACAGGTCCAAGTCTGAGATCTTCTTGGGGAACCACGGCACACCGGGCACATCTGAAACACAGTCAAGACACACGCAGACCTGTGAAATAACTCATTCCTATCACAGCTACTGTTTAGTCAAAGTACGACAAGGTGTACCGTCCTCGGGTAGAGCGGAGCCGTCGAACGGCGAGATCTCCACGATGTCCGTGTGCTTCCTGAGCAGCTCGGTGAGCTCCTTGAACTGCTCGTGGTCGGTGTGGCAGTCCACAAAGATCTCAAAGTCTGAATTCCTTCGTTTGGACTTCCGGGACTCGATGTGGATGAGGTTGACGTGTTTTTCctgcgaacacacacacacaaacacacacaaacacacacacacccaaagaaGATGCTGTAAAAGCTTCTGATCACATTCATTCCTGGCCAGTCACATGCATCCTCAGAAAACACCATATCTGTGTCaacataaagaaaatgaaacctcACCTGGAAAAGTTTCAGTGCCTTTATAAGACCACCGACTTCGTTTTTCAGAGTGAATATGATGGTTGTCGAGCCTCTCCCAAAGCTGCTGGAGACGGTCCTGTTGTCCAAAGACCTTCCTCTGCGAAGCTCCTTTCCTTCTGACTTCCTGGCGTACATGCTTCTCTGGATTTCAGCGATACAAATATGAAATTGATAGTGATGGTTCAGTAAGCTTGCTTTGGCACTGGCTGCATCAGAGAGTCGTCTGGTAGGAGTACGACGTGAAGGTCGTGACAGGATGAGTCTCCGGCTGTTCTGTCACTCTGCACGGCGGCTGCTGCCTTTatgaagctgcagcagaggGGAGGGCGCTCCAGAGATGGATGTTCATCAGGAGGAAGATCAGCATCACGCCATATACATCACAACACACGACGCCTTGACACGTCACCACCTGTTCACTAATTGTTGAGTCAACGTGACGATAAAGTGTTACTGTAACCGTCCTTTAAAATACACGAACGCATGAACTTTACAGTAACTGTGAACGACTTACTGTTTGCTTCATGGCAACCGGTTTATAGTACTGTGTACTGTTTGTGTACAATGAATtaaatatttactgtatttatgaCACATTTTAATTGACACTGTTTCAGGATTAACATCCCTTATTAGTTATAACAATAGAAGCGTATGACTGTAATATAAAGTCCCAGGTTATACATATTATATTTTCAGTACCTGAAACACTCACATGTATCTAAATCAAACTGATAACATAGTTACAGTTTGAATGGAGAGAGAACAAATTATGTTGCAAGTATTTGAATTAATGAGTATCCAACATGTTAACGTTAAAGGCTGCATCATAGAGGACAGCAAACTTTGCTTTCTTTCACTGAACTCACAGAAATCACTTTGAGCTGCAGCTGTTGGTTCCTGCTCTTCTCTCTTCTGTTACAAATGAAGACAGTTGAACCCTAAATGCTGTAAACGTGGGAATGAAGAGattcctgtttgtctgtttgctgACTGTGTTTTTATGCGGTGATTAGCCACgggacaaaataaaagaattatttataagacagaaaacacacaaaatcttTTCAAGTAACAAATACTTTAAAGAGCAGAGTATTATCAGTATCCTGACCTCCTGTCCTGGACTCTAGTTACACAGTACTCACAGGTGCAGACAGCTGAAAGGTGAACCTGGAGACGCTGTTGagtcattttaaagaaacttctggttatgaatgcagaaattaTATTTATGGTTCTATTTTTTGAAAGTTTACCATCATTTTTTGTTCAGTtctgttttaatattaattttttttacatattcagCAGGTTATTTTTGATCTTTcgggaggtaaatggactgattcttatacagcacttctctactctcccagagtactcagagcgctctatacaacatgtcaCATTCACCTTTTTCTATGATTTTAAGTGCttactgacattcacacacatccatactCTGATGGGTCAGACAGCAACTTAGGGTTAGTAGCCCAAAGGCATGCGGGCCAGGCGGGGGTCGaactacctcctgagctacagggGTTCGTATACTCTAATACAGACAAGATCCCTAATAGTCACGTGTAACTACAGTGTAAGGAGGGGAAACAAACTATAAATCTgtatcagtgttttattttacccAGATAATAAGACTCGGAGCGACCAGTCAGTGTGAGCAGACACTGATAATAATATTGCAAAAGGACTGTAAAGCGAGCCGTCACAGCTTTTTATTGATAAGACTTCAAAACCTATCAACTGGATCTCGTGATCAGGAGTCATCGCTCAGGACATCACCTCTGTCAGAAAACAGAGGGCGGGTCTGAGTCACCTGTGGAACCGAAGCCTTAGTTATTCAAACTGAACCaaattcttctttatttttctccaacAAAGAGCAACTTCAGTTTTACCAGCGGACGTTTTGCACAGGTGGCATCTTATCGCAGCATCATGCTggagctcctgagagcgacacaaatgtttgtagaagccgTCAGCATGCCGAGGTGCTTGATTTGAAACACCTGAGTGAAATGATTTGGACAGGTGAGGGAATGCTTTTGGCAGAGCAGTTTGttttacacaaaaaaacaaaggttaCACTGTGAGTTAGAAGTTTCCACCAAAGGTTTCATCGCATGTTCGGTTGCATGTGGTCATAACCTCATACGGGGGGGGGGTAGCTCACATTGGCCATGTAGTCCGTCTATAACGAGTAATTGTAGTTATAGCGAGAGACAGGAAGTCTCTATCTGCTTCTCTAATTTTGTCTAAAACTGCAGCctgactccagcaggctccacatGAGGCCTGGCgtatttaaacacatttacgGCCGGACGTGACCCTCAGCAGCCCTCTGAGATGAACGTCACTGATGCGGGTTTGCTGCTAACTGCAGCCATGATTT comes from Astatotilapia calliptera chromosome 1, fAstCal1.2, whole genome shotgun sequence and encodes:
- the LOC113027654 gene encoding tryptophan 5-hydroxylase 1-like isoform X1 — translated: MYARKSEGKELRRGRSLDNRTVSSSFGRGSTTIIFTLKNEVGGLIKALKLFQEKHVNLIHIESRKSKRRNSDFEIFVDCHTDHEQFKELTELLRKHTDIVEISPFDGSALPEDDVPGVPWFPKKISDLDLCANRVLMYGSELDADHPGFKDNIYRKRRQYFSDLAVNYKHGEPIPRVDYTAEEVRTWGVVFRELHKLYPSHACREYLKNLPLLTKYCKYSEDNIPQLEDVSHFLKECSGFIIRPVAGYLSPRDFLAGLAFRVFHCTQYVRHSSEPLYTPEPDTCHELLGHVPLLAEPSFAQFSQELGLASLGASDDDVNKLATCYFFTVEFGLCKQDGRLRAYGAGLLSSVSELQHALSSSANILPFDPTVTCNQECMITTFQHVYYVADSFEEAKNKMREFAKTLRRPFTIRYDPYTQSVDVLEDTNNINSMVKDIRHELDIVEDALNRLSKKLQSV
- the LOC113027654 gene encoding tryptophan 5-hydroxylase 1-like isoform X2, with the translated sequence MYARKSEGKELRRGRSLDNRTVSSSFGRGSTTIIFTLKNEVGGLIKALKLFQEKHVNLIHIESRKSKRRNSDFEIFVDCHTDHEQFKELTELLRKHTDIVEISPFDGSALPEDVISQVCVCLDCVSDVPGVPWFPKKISDLDLCANRVLMYGSELDADHPGFKDNIYRKRRQYFSDLAVNYKHGEPIPRVDYTAEEVRTWGVVFRELHKLYPSHACREYLKNLPLLTKYCKYSEDNIPQLEDVSHFLKECSGFIIRPVAGYLSPRDFLAGLAFRVFHCTQYVRHSSEPLYTPEPDTCHELLGHVPLLAEPSFAQFSQELGLASLGASDDDVNKLATCYFFTVEFGLCKQDGRLRAYGAGLLSSVSELQHALSSSANILPFDPTVTCNQECMITTFQHVYYVADSFEEAKNKMREFAKTLRRPFTIRYDPYTQSVDVLEDTNNINSMVKDIRHELDIVEDALNRLSKKLQSV